One genomic region from Candidatus Nitrosopumilus koreensis AR1 encodes:
- a CDS encoding anthranilate synthase component I family protein — translation MDAFGKTQAKIIPLDLSENQFQIYNKISRNYSHSFLFESLTGPEVLAETSVMGFDPKIILKGYSDKVEIIQDGKTKTIQTNDPFSELKKLLGSSDDQSYRYLGGAVGVVNYDAIRMVENIPDRHKSPQPLMEFGIYDDGLLYDNVHEKLFYFFHDENRFDKLIMNNDEFGEFHSSEVTPNMDESKFSEIVNKAKEYIHDGDIFQVVLSRKFAFDTNGDNLTLYKTLRKLNPSPYMYHLKQDNKTIIGASPEMLVRITNDKVETFPIAGTRKITDDEEKNKQLAEELIHDEKELAEHTMLVDLGRNDIGRVCKYGTVHPESLMEIKRFSHVQHIVSHVVGNLAPENDMFDAFQAVFPAGTVSGAPKVRAMEIIDELETEARGPYAGAVGYFSYNGCCDFAIAIRSIFIEDGKGFVQSGAGIVSDSIPENEFKETEHKAGAMLQALKEASS, via the coding sequence GTGGACGCCTTTGGAAAGACTCAAGCAAAAATAATACCCCTAGATTTATCTGAAAACCAATTTCAAATTTACAATAAAATTTCAAGAAATTATTCTCATTCATTTCTCTTTGAATCATTAACAGGGCCAGAAGTACTTGCCGAGACATCTGTAATGGGGTTTGACCCCAAAATAATCCTAAAAGGGTATTCAGACAAGGTCGAGATAATTCAAGACGGAAAAACCAAGACAATACAAACTAACGACCCATTTTCAGAACTAAAAAAACTACTTGGAAGTTCAGATGATCAAAGTTATAGATATCTTGGAGGAGCAGTAGGAGTCGTAAATTACGATGCAATCAGAATGGTAGAAAATATTCCAGACAGACACAAATCACCTCAGCCATTAATGGAGTTTGGAATTTATGATGATGGGTTATTGTATGATAATGTACATGAAAAATTGTTTTATTTTTTTCACGACGAAAACAGATTTGACAAATTAATTATGAATAATGACGAGTTTGGAGAATTCCATTCAAGTGAAGTTACACCAAATATGGATGAATCAAAATTTTCAGAGATTGTAAACAAAGCAAAAGAATACATCCATGACGGAGACATATTCCAAGTGGTTTTATCTCGCAAATTTGCATTTGACACTAACGGAGACAATCTTACACTTTACAAAACATTACGAAAGCTAAATCCATCACCATACATGTATCATCTGAAACAAGACAATAAAACAATCATAGGCGCATCCCCAGAGATGTTGGTAAGGATTACCAATGATAAAGTAGAGACATTTCCTATCGCAGGAACTAGAAAAATCACAGACGATGAGGAGAAAAATAAGCAATTAGCAGAGGAATTAATCCACGATGAAAAAGAATTAGCAGAACACACAATGCTTGTAGATTTGGGAAGAAATGATATCGGCAGAGTTTGCAAATATGGAACAGTCCATCCAGAATCATTAATGGAGATAAAGAGATTCAGTCACGTTCAACACATTGTGAGTCATGTAGTAGGCAATTTGGCACCTGAAAATGACATGTTTGATGCATTTCAGGCAGTGTTTCCAGCAGGAACAGTGTCAGGAGCACCCAAAGTGAGAGCCATGGAAATCATTGATGAACTGGAAACAGAGGCCAGAGGCCCATATGCAGGGGCAGTAGGATATTTCTCATACAATGGATGTTGTGATTTTGCAATTGCAATCAGAAGCATCTTCATTGAAGACGGAAAAGGGTTTGTCCAATCAGGTGCAGGAATTGTTTCAGATTCAATTCCAGAAAACGAGTTCAAAGAAACAGAGCACAAAGCAGGGGCAATGCTACAAGCACTAAAGGAGGCATCCTCATGA
- a CDS encoding anthranilate synthase component II: MKFLIIDNYDSFVYNIAQYLGELGVDCDVIRNDKITLNEIQEKNYDAIIISPGPGTPEDKKYFGVCSDVIKDMGSNTPILGVCLGHQGIIDAFGGKVTNAGCVRHGKTSPVDHTESKLFKDVKNPFRATRYHSLVGDKTIIPEVLKVTATALDDGEVMAIEHKDYLIQGVQFHPESIMTEDGKKILANFINQVKERKK, from the coding sequence ATGAAATTTTTAATCATAGACAATTATGATTCGTTTGTTTACAACATAGCACAATACTTGGGAGAACTAGGAGTAGATTGTGATGTGATTAGAAATGACAAGATCACCCTAAATGAAATTCAAGAAAAAAATTATGATGCAATAATTATTTCTCCAGGTCCAGGAACTCCAGAAGATAAAAAATACTTTGGGGTCTGCAGTGATGTAATCAAAGATATGGGTTCAAACACACCCATACTAGGAGTGTGTCTTGGACATCAAGGAATAATTGACGCATTTGGAGGAAAAGTGACCAATGCAGGATGTGTAAGACATGGAAAAACAAGTCCAGTAGATCATACTGAATCAAAATTATTCAAAGATGTAAAAAATCCATTTAGAGCAACACGTTATCACAGTCTTGTTGGAGATAAAACAATCATTCCAGAAGTTCTAAAAGTCACAGCTACTGCATTAGATGACGGAGAAGTTATGGCAATAGAGCACAAAGACTATCTAATTCAAGGAGTGCAATTTCATCCCGAATCAATAATGACAGAAGATGGGAAAAAAATCCTTGCAAACTTTATCAATCAAGTAAAGGAGAGGAAAAAATGA
- the trpD gene encoding anthranilate phosphoribosyltransferase — MISDLIEKLQNKTDLTYDEINQVMTDVLSGKTTNSENANFLSNLADKGETDDELLGMLDKMQEFSLKIEPKNAGTIIDMCGTGGDKLQTFNISTTASFVVAAAGGIVAKHGNRSSSGASGSADIFEYFGYDLNLEPPQIAEILEKHNICFMFAQKFHPAMKHVSAARKQLGKRTAFNLLGPLSNPARVKNQLVGVFSIEYLDRLPLILKRKGAENIMTVRSDDGMDEFSTSSTNRVCILRNGKVLMNAIDPEVVGLHKSSLKDIQIKTKEDAIKSFVNVLNNTANQAMIETTALNAAGGLIVADISSNFEEAVELALNTIKDGKAFSLLEKFVQDTGDITKLKEIIDG; from the coding sequence ATGATTTCAGATTTAATTGAGAAACTTCAAAATAAGACAGACCTCACGTATGACGAAATAAACCAAGTGATGACAGACGTTCTTTCTGGAAAGACAACTAATTCTGAAAATGCAAATTTCCTATCCAATCTAGCAGACAAAGGAGAAACAGATGACGAGTTATTAGGAATGCTTGACAAAATGCAGGAATTCTCATTAAAAATTGAGCCTAAAAATGCTGGAACCATAATTGACATGTGTGGTACAGGAGGAGACAAGCTCCAGACATTCAACATATCAACTACAGCATCATTTGTAGTAGCTGCTGCGGGAGGAATTGTTGCCAAACACGGGAATCGTTCAAGTTCAGGGGCATCTGGCAGTGCAGATATTTTTGAGTATTTTGGATATGACTTAAATTTAGAACCACCTCAAATTGCAGAAATTTTAGAAAAACACAACATCTGTTTTATGTTTGCACAAAAATTTCATCCTGCAATGAAACATGTCTCTGCAGCAAGAAAACAATTAGGAAAACGAACTGCATTTAATTTACTTGGCCCATTATCCAATCCAGCTAGAGTAAAAAACCAACTAGTAGGAGTTTTTTCAATAGAATACCTAGACAGATTACCACTAATCTTGAAGAGAAAAGGTGCAGAAAACATCATGACAGTACGCTCAGATGATGGGATGGATGAATTTTCTACCAGTTCAACTAACAGAGTATGCATTTTAAGAAATGGCAAAGTTTTGATGAATGCAATTGATCCAGAAGTTGTAGGATTACACAAATCATCATTAAAAGACATTCAAATCAAAACCAAAGAAGATGCGATAAAGTCGTTTGTGAATGTTCTAAACAATACTGCAAATCAAGCAATGATCGAGACAACTGCACTTAATGCAGCAGGAGGATTAATTGTTGCAGACATTTCAAGTAATTTTGAAGAAGCAGTGGAGCTTGCATTAAACACAATTAAAGATGGTAAAGCATTCTCACTATTAGAGAAATTTGTACAAGATACAGGGGACATTACCAAGTTAAAGGAGATTATAGATGGCTGA